The genomic DNA CACCGCACTGGCGCTCGGCGGCCGCGTCGCCTTCGAAGACGCCCATATCGCCCGGCTCGTGGCCTCCGCGGAGACGCTGGGGATCCCCGCCGAACCCGAGCGGATCCGTGCGGCCATGCGGGACCTCGCGGGTCAGGGGGAGCGGCTCGCGATCCGGACCACGCTGACGCGCGGCTCCGGCCCGCGCGGCCTGAGACCGCCGGACGCGCCGAACCCGACCCTGTTCGCCACCGCGGCCGCGAGCGCCAGGGCCGCGTCCTTCGCGCCCCTGCGCCTGTGGCCGACGGCCATCGCCCGCAACGACACCTCCCCCGCCGCCCGCCTGAAGACGCTGGGCTATCTCGACGCGGTGCTGGCCGCCCGCGAGGCCGCCGCCGCGGGGTTCGACGAGGCGCTGTTCCGCAACACCCGGGGCCGCGTCGCCTGCGCGGGCACCGGCAATCTCTTCGCCCTGTTCGGCGCCAATCTGGTGACGCCCCCGCTCGGGGACGGCGTGCTCGCCGGCATCGTGCGGGCGGAGGTGCTGGGTCTCGCCGCCGGATGCGGGCTGCGGGCCGAGGAACGGTCGCTCGGCCTGCCCGATCTCCTCGGCGCGGAGGCCGTGTTCCTGACCAACTCCCTGCGGCTCCTGGCCCCCGTGACGGCCATCGGCGACACGGCCTTCCCGAGCGCCGGCCCAGGCGCCGGCCATCCGGCGGTGACCCGCCTCGTGGCGGCCCTGCGCGCCCGCGTGGCGCAGGCCTGCGGCGTCACGGAGGACGCGGTCGCGTGACCGAGGCGTCAATCGAGACTTGGCGGCGCCGGCTGCGCTACGCGCTCGCGGCGATCTACGGGTTCATCGGCGTGGTCCACCTCGTGGCGACCGACGCGATGCTGCCGCTCATGCCCGACTGGGTGCCGCAGCCGCGGCTCGTCATCCTGGCGACCGGCCTGTGCGAGATCGCGGGCGCGGTCGGCCTCCTCACCGGGCGGTTCCGCCGGGCGGCCGCGCTCGGCCTCGCCCTCTACGCGGTCTGCGTCTACCCGGCGAACCTCAAGCACGCGTTCGAGCACGTCCACGTCGAGGGCATCCCGGATTCCTGGTGGTACCACGGGCCGCGGCTCGCGTTTCAGCCGGTCTTCGTCTGGGCGGCGCTCTGGGCCGGCGGCCTGATCGACTGGCCGTTCGGCGGCCGCTGCGGGTCCGGACAGGGCGCGACCGAGATCTCCGGTGATCCGGCACGGCCGCCGAAAGATCCGGATCCCGACGCGCCGGCAACCATCCGCGAACCTTGATCACAGGATCCCGGGATCCCCGGATCCCGGCAGGCTTTGATCCCAGGATCCTGGCCGATCGACCGGCCGGAAGCCGCCGCGCGGGCCGGAAGACCGGTCGGCCCGGCGGCGATACGGGCGGACGACATGCCGAAGCGCCGCGACCCGGGCCGATCGCCCCCGCCTCCGCCGGACGCGGTGCCGGAGACCGTGCCGGACCGCGACGCGGTGGAGCGCGCCCTGGAAACGGTCCTCGACCGCCTGCGCCCGAAGCCGGGCGGCGCGCCGCGGGGCAGCCGGAAGCCGCGCCCGGACGGGGCGGGCGGCTGAGCCCCGAAAGGTTCCTCCACAGGGCGAAGATATCGCCCGGATACGGCCGGCCGGACCGGAGTTCCCCGGAGGACGCCGCCGAACACGGCGCGTGGACCCCAGCGGAGACAGACCGAATGGCCAAGCAGAAGACGCTGCAGGACGCCTTCTACGAGACCTTGAAGGACGTCTACTACGCCGAGAAGCAGTCGGTGAAAGCCCTCAAGAAATCCGCCAAGGCGGCGGAGCACGACGAGCTGCGCCAAGCCTTCGAGACCCACGCCGAGGAGAGCGCCCAGCAGGTGGAGCGCCTGACGCAGGTCTTCGAGATCATCGGCAAGCCGACCCGGGCCAAGACCTGCGAGGCGATGCAGGGCATCGTCTCGGAGATGGAGGAGGACCTCGACGACTTCGCCGACAGCCCGGCCGCCGACGCGGTGCTGGCCGCCTGCGCCCAGGCGGTGGAGCACTACGAGATCGCCCGCTACGGCACCCTGAAGACCTGGGCGGCCCAGCTCGGCTACGCGGACGCCGCCCAGCTCCTGGACGAGACCCTGCAGGAGGAGAAGCGGACCGACGCGCTGCTCTCGAAGATCGCCGAGTCGATCAACGCCGCGGGCGAGCCCGGCGGGGCGGAGCCGGACGCGGAGCCGTCGAAGGGCCGGGGGAAGAAGGCCGCCTGACCGCGCACCGGCCGCGCGGGCGGGCCGGCGCCCCCGGGCGCCGGTTCGCCGC from Methylobacterium oryzae includes the following:
- a CDS encoding aminotransferase class IV encodes the protein MLWRDGALLPGTTAPLDHTDRGLTLGDGLFDTALALGGRVAFEDAHIARLVASAETLGIPAEPERIRAAMRDLAGQGERLAIRTTLTRGSGPRGLRPPDAPNPTLFATAAASARAASFAPLRLWPTAIARNDTSPAARLKTLGYLDAVLAAREAAAAGFDEALFRNTRGRVACAGTGNLFALFGANLVTPPLGDGVLAGIVRAEVLGLAAGCGLRAEERSLGLPDLLGAEAVFLTNSLRLLAPVTAIGDTAFPSAGPGAGHPAVTRLVAALRARVAQACGVTEDAVA
- a CDS encoding DoxX family protein, with the protein product MRYALAAIYGFIGVVHLVATDAMLPLMPDWVPQPRLVILATGLCEIAGAVGLLTGRFRRAAALGLALYAVCVYPANLKHAFEHVHVEGIPDSWWYHGPRLAFQPVFVWAALWAGGLIDWPFGGRCGSGQGATEISGDPARPPKDPDPDAPATIREP
- a CDS encoding ferritin-like domain-containing protein, whose amino-acid sequence is MAKQKTLQDAFYETLKDVYYAEKQSVKALKKSAKAAEHDELRQAFETHAEESAQQVERLTQVFEIIGKPTRAKTCEAMQGIVSEMEEDLDDFADSPAADAVLAACAQAVEHYEIARYGTLKTWAAQLGYADAAQLLDETLQEEKRTDALLSKIAESINAAGEPGGAEPDAEPSKGRGKKAA